Within Amycolatopsis sp. FDAARGOS 1241, the genomic segment GTCTACGCGCTGTGTCGAATTCCGCGTCTCCGGCGAGGTCGCGGCTGCGTTCGACTGACGTGCGGGTACACGCAACGTCTACGGGCTGCCTAGGCTTCCCCGTCTCCGATGAGACCATGGCGGCGGTCGGCTGACGGTGGTCCAGAGCGGATTTTCGGCTCGCAGCAAGGAATTCCGGCGCCGCGGCGAACACCTCGCTCAGCGCCGGCCGGTCCCGGTCGGGCAACGGAGGACTCCGTGCCCGGCCGGGGCCGTTTCGTTCGCGATCAGCGGAGCGTAGCCGGATCCCTTGCGGTGGCCGGGAAATCGCCGCGCGCCGGTGCTGGGCTCAGCCGCGCGGGTGCGGCACAATGGCCGCCGTGACGACCTCAGCCCTCACCGCCGAAGAGCAGCGCCTCATCGACTGGATCGAGTCCCAGGCCAAGGAACGCGGCAACGCGGTGATCGCCGTCCCGGACGACGAGCGGGGCGCCGGCTACAGCTTCACCGCGTGCGCGTGGGCGCTGCACAACGTGCCGGAGGTCGTGGTCGTCGGCCTGCCCGGCGACATGGGCCCGATCCTGCTCGACGCATACGTCGACCGCGCGGCCAACGGCGAGATCTTCGAGGTCGGCAAGCGCTACGACGACTTCTTCGACGGCGCGCCCGTCGTCTTCGAGCGCGTCGCGAAGGGCCACTACCCCGAGTACTTCGGCTCGGCGTTCCTCGTCTACCCGGACGGCGACTTCCCGGCGCTGCAGGTGATCGTCGCGACGCCCGAGGGCCACTTCCCCTGGCAGGACACGGCTCCCGACGGCTTCGCCGAGTGGCAGCCCGTGCTCACCGAAAGCGGTGCGCCGGAAAGCTGGACCCCGGGCGTCGACGGGCCCTGAGTCACCCCGAACCGGGCAGCGCGCGCAACTCCCCGGCCGCGGCGGGAAACTGCGCGGCGAGCGCCGCCGCATCAGCGAATTCCACGCAGTCGTCGGTGTAGGGCGGCACCACCACCGTGCCCAGCAGGCTCCACGGACCGAGCGGCGCCGTCGCCTGCCAGGTCCCCGCGGGCACCACGACCTGCGGCCGCTCACCTGCGGCCACGTCGGTGCCGAGCACCGGCCGCGTCACCGAACCGCCGGGGTGCAACAGCAGCATCCGCGCCGGCGCGCCCGCGTGGTGCACGAACACCTCGACGCGGTCGAGCCGGTGTGGTGCCGAGAACTCCGGCGCGACCAGCAGGTAGTAGATGGCCGACCCCTCCGCCGAGCGCCAGCTCTGCGCGAACCGGCCGCCTTCGACCGGCAGTGGCTGCAGACCCAGGTGGCGGACGAATTCGGTCGGCTCCGGCATGGCGGCCATCCTGCCGCGTCGCCGCCCAGTAGCCTGCACCTCGAACGGATGTTCGCGCGGGTGAAGGAGAAGGTGTGCGGGTGCTCGGGGTCGACCCCGGTCTGACCAGGTGCGGTCTCGGCGTGGTCGACGGTGGCAAGGGCCGGGCCGTCCGCGCGGTGGCGGTGGGCGTCGTGCGCACGCCGGCGGACTCCGATCTCGCGCGGCGGCTGCTCGGCGTCGCCGACGAGGTCGAGAACTGGCTGGACCGGTACAAGCCCGAAGCCGTCGCCGTCGAGCGCGTGTTCGCGCAGCACAACGTCCGCACGGCCATGGGTACCGCGCAGGCGGGCGGCGTCGTCGCGCTGGCGGCGGCCCGCCGCGGGCTGCCGGTCGTGTTCCACACCCCGAGCGAGGTCAAGGCCGCCGTGACCGGTTCGGGCCGCGCTGACAAAGCGCAGGTCACCGGGATGGTGATGCGCCTGCTGAACCTCGAGGTGAAACCGCACCCCGCCGACGCGGCCGACGCGCTGGCGCTGGCCATCTGCCACCTCTGGCGCGAACCCCTGCGGGCCCGCCTCGCCGAGGCGGAGGCGCGCGGGGCCGAACTGGCCCGCGCGCACAAGGCCCGGCTCGCGGCCGCCGCGAAACAGGCCGGGGTCGGCGCCCGCACGCCGGTACGGCGCGCGGCCGGCCGGACCCCGAGCAAGCTGGACGACACGGGAGCCCCACGATGATCTCCTCCGTACGCGGTGAAGTGCTGTCCGTCGGCCTGGACCACGCGGTGGTCGAGGTGGGCGGGGTGGGTTTCGCCGTGCAGGCCACGCCGGCGACGCTGGCCACGCTGCGCCGCGGCGAGCAGGTGCGCCTGCACACCGCGCTGGTCGTGCGCGAGGACTCGCTGACGTTGTTCGGCTTCGCCGACGAAGAGGCTCGCGAGCTGTTCGGTCTCCTGCAGACCGTGTCGGGCATCGGCCCGCGGCTCGCGCTCGCGACCCTGGCCGTGCTCGAACCCGACAAGCTGCGCGCGGCCCTGGTGGAAGGCAACATCACCGTCCTCACGCAGGTGCCCGGCATCGGCCGCAAGGGGGCCGAGCGCCTCAGCCTCGAGCTGCGCGACAAGGTCACCGCGCTCGGCGCGACGGGCGAGGTGCCGGTGGTGTCCGCGCCCGGCGCGCTGCGCGCCGAGGTCGTGGAAGCGCTGGCCGGCCTGGGTTTCCCGGCGAAGCAGGCCGAACAGGCCGTGGACCGCGTGCTCGCCGAGGGCGACGGGCACACCACCTCGTCGGTGCTGCGCGCGGCCCTGGCGATGCTCGGGCGGAAGCGGTAACCGGTGGAGAACGAGGTGACGGAGTTCGACGCCGGCGGCGACACCGACGAGACCTTGTCGGCGCTGTCGCAGAACGGCGAACGCGAGGTCGAGACGACGCTGCGGCCGCACCGGCTCGACGAGTTCGTCGGCCAGCAGCGGGTCCGTGAGCAGCTCGAGCTGGTGCTCGAGAGCGCCCGGCGCCGCGGGGTGCCGCCCGACCACGTGCTGCTGTCCGGCCCGCCCGGCCTGGGCAAGACGAGCCTCGCGATGATCGTGGCCGCCGAGCTCGGTGCGGCCATCCGCATCACGTCCGGCCCGGCGCTGGAACGCGCGGGCGACCTCGCCGCGATGCTGTCGAACCTCGCGCCAGGCGACGTGCTGTTCATCGACGAGATCCACCGCATCGCCCGCCCGGCCGAGGAGATGCTCTACCTCGCGATGGAGGACTTCCGCGTCGACGTGGTTGTCGGCAAGGGCCCGGGCGCCACGAGCATCCCGCTCGATATCGCCCCGTTCACCCTGGTCGGGGCCACCACGCGGTCCGGGTCGCTGACCGGGCCGCTGCGCGATCGCTTCGGCTTCACCGGCCAGATGGAGTTCTACGCCGACTCCGACCTGGAGCTCGTCGTGCGCCGCGCCGCGACGATCCTCGGCATCACGATCGACCGCGACGGCTGCGCCGAGATCGCCCGCCGGTCGCGGGGGACACCCCGGATCGCGAACCGGCTGCTGCGCCGAGTCCGCGACTACGCCGAGGTGCGCGCCGACGGCACCGTGACCAGGGACGTCGCGCGCGCCGCGCTGAAGGTCTACGACGTGGACGAACTCGGACTCGACCGGCTCGACCGCGCCGTGCTGACGGCGCTGACCCGCTCGTTCGGCGGGGGACCGGTCGGCATCTCGACACTCGCGGTCGCGGTCGGTGAAGAGGCGACCACGGTGGAAGAGGTGTGCGAACCGTACCTGGTCCGCGCGGGTATGCTCGCGCGGACTCCGCGTGGCCGGGTCGCGACCGCGGCCGCGTGGGAGCACCTCGGCCTGGTACCGCCGCCCGAGACCGGACGGTCGGACCAGGGCGGTCCCACGTTGTTCGACCAGGGCTGACGCGGGGCGCCGGGCACCGGCGGCGGGAGCGGAACAGACGGTGGGTGCTGGCGATTTCGCGAGCACCTGGCACACTCGAAGACAGCACATCCGTCAAAACCGGGCGTGAGCGGCGACCACGCGGCGTCCGTCGAATGGAGAGTCATGAACAACTTACTGCTGCCGTTGCTGCTGCTGGTCGTGGTGGCCGTGCCGCTCGTCCTCGGTACCCGCAAGCAGAAGAAGCAGCAGGCAGCCCAGCAGGACCTGCAGAAGAGCCTCGCCCCCGGCGACCGCGTCATGACCACTTCGGGCCTCTACGGCACCGTCGCCGACGCGTCGGGCGACGACACGATCGACATCGAGATCGCCCCCGGGGTCGTCACGACCTGGCTGCGGATCGCGGTCCGCGAGAAGGTCCAGCCGGCCGTCGAAACCGACGAGACCGAAACCGGGACCGACTCGGACGAGACCGTCGGCGGTGTCGCGTCGACCTCCGAAGCGCCCGTTCAGGAGTCCATCTCGGACGAGGACGAGAAGTCCGGTGCGCAGATCGCGCCCCCGCTGGAGCACGGGAAGAAGTGACCTCGCTCTTCCCCGGGCAGTGACGCACCCGTAGCCGACGAAAGTCGGTACGGGCGAACGCAGGGCTCACGCAGCACCGAGTACTGTCTCGGTGCTGCGTGCGTGTCCGCCGCCATAGTCATGCCCAGCAGCGTTCCGGGAGCACCTTCCCGGCTCGCTCACCGAACCAGTTGGGGTACACCCAGTCCGAGGAGACCGAAGCACCGTGGCACCATCGGCCGGGCATCTCCGCCCGGGACGCTATCTCGCTTTCTTCGCCCTGATCGTGATCGTGCTGTACGCGCTGGTGTTCTTCACCGGCGGCGGCAAGCCGACGCCGAAGCTGGGCATCGACCTGCAGGGCGGCACCCGGGTCACGCTCACCGCGCGGACCCCGGACGGCGGACAGCCCACGCGCGACTCGCTCGACCAGGCGCGCCAGATCATCGAGACCCGGGTGAACGGCATCGGCGTCGCCGGCACGGAGGTCGTGCTGGACGGCAACAACGTTGTCATCACCGTCCCGGGTGCGCAGGGCGACGAGGCCAAGAGCCTGGGCCGCACGGCGAAGCTCGGCTTCCGCAAGGTCATCACCTCGCAGCCCAACACCCCGGCCGCTCCGCCCGCCTCGGGTACGCAGGCGCCGCCTTCGGGCAGCCAGACCCCGCCGCCGGCTTCGGGCGCCCCCGCGGCCCCGCCGTCCGCGAACAGTGCGCCTTCGAGCGCGCCGAACGGCGGTGGCGGTGGCGGTGCGCTCGGTGCCCCGGCGCAGCAGCCACCGAGCACCACGCCGTCCGCGCCCCCGGCTTCATCCGGCACACCGGCGGCCGGCGACGAGGCGAAGACGCCCATCGAGCAGGCGCAGGCGATCCGGCAGAACCCGGACCTGGCCTCCACGGACCAGGCGAAGGCGCAGGCCGCTCAGCAGGCCGCCCTCGCTTCCCTGACGTGCGCACCGAACGTGGCTGACCCGCTCGAGGGCAACGACATCGCGAACAAGCCGCTCGTCGCGTGCGGTGACAAGGACGCGACGAAGTACGTGCTGGGACCGGAGTTCCTGCCTGGCACGGAGATCGCCGACGCGACCTCGGGCTACGACCAGCAGCGCGGCCAGTGGGTCGTCGACCTGACCTTCAAGGGCGCGGGCAGCAAGACCTGGGGCGACTTCACCTCGGCCAACGTCAACTCGCAGGCCGCGTTCGTGCTCGACACGAACGTCGTCTCGGCGCCGACGATCCAGTCGGCCATCCTCGGCGGCAACACCCAGATCACCGGGCAGTTCACGCAGGGTGAGGCGAAGGACCTGGCGAACGTGCTGAAGTACGGTTCGCTGCCGCTGTCGTTCGACTCCTCCGACGCCACGACCGTGTCGGCGACGCTGGGCTCGGCGTCGCTGCAGGCCGGCCTGCTGGCCG encodes:
- a CDS encoding DUF4262 domain-containing protein, whose protein sequence is MAAVTTSALTAEEQRLIDWIESQAKERGNAVIAVPDDERGAGYSFTACAWALHNVPEVVVVGLPGDMGPILLDAYVDRAANGEIFEVGKRYDDFFDGAPVVFERVAKGHYPEYFGSAFLVYPDGDFPALQVIVATPEGHFPWQDTAPDGFAEWQPVLTESGAPESWTPGVDGP
- a CDS encoding cupin domain-containing protein, with the protein product MPEPTEFVRHLGLQPLPVEGGRFAQSWRSAEGSAIYYLLVAPEFSAPHRLDRVEVFVHHAGAPARMLLLHPGGSVTRPVLGTDVAAGERPQVVVPAGTWQATAPLGPWSLLGTVVVPPYTDDCVEFADAAALAAQFPAAAGELRALPGSG
- the ruvC gene encoding crossover junction endodeoxyribonuclease RuvC; the protein is MRVLGVDPGLTRCGLGVVDGGKGRAVRAVAVGVVRTPADSDLARRLLGVADEVENWLDRYKPEAVAVERVFAQHNVRTAMGTAQAGGVVALAAARRGLPVVFHTPSEVKAAVTGSGRADKAQVTGMVMRLLNLEVKPHPADAADALALAICHLWREPLRARLAEAEARGAELARAHKARLAAAAKQAGVGARTPVRRAAGRTPSKLDDTGAPR
- the ruvA gene encoding Holliday junction branch migration protein RuvA, which gives rise to MISSVRGEVLSVGLDHAVVEVGGVGFAVQATPATLATLRRGEQVRLHTALVVREDSLTLFGFADEEARELFGLLQTVSGIGPRLALATLAVLEPDKLRAALVEGNITVLTQVPGIGRKGAERLSLELRDKVTALGATGEVPVVSAPGALRAEVVEALAGLGFPAKQAEQAVDRVLAEGDGHTTSSVLRAALAMLGRKR
- the ruvB gene encoding Holliday junction branch migration DNA helicase RuvB; its protein translation is MTEFDAGGDTDETLSALSQNGEREVETTLRPHRLDEFVGQQRVREQLELVLESARRRGVPPDHVLLSGPPGLGKTSLAMIVAAELGAAIRITSGPALERAGDLAAMLSNLAPGDVLFIDEIHRIARPAEEMLYLAMEDFRVDVVVGKGPGATSIPLDIAPFTLVGATTRSGSLTGPLRDRFGFTGQMEFYADSDLELVVRRAATILGITIDRDGCAEIARRSRGTPRIANRLLRRVRDYAEVRADGTVTRDVARAALKVYDVDELGLDRLDRAVLTALTRSFGGGPVGISTLAVAVGEEATTVEEVCEPYLVRAGMLARTPRGRVATAAAWEHLGLVPPPETGRSDQGGPTLFDQG
- the yajC gene encoding preprotein translocase subunit YajC codes for the protein MNNLLLPLLLLVVVAVPLVLGTRKQKKQQAAQQDLQKSLAPGDRVMTTSGLYGTVADASGDDTIDIEIAPGVVTTWLRIAVREKVQPAVETDETETGTDSDETVGGVASTSEAPVQESISDEDEKSGAQIAPPLEHGKK
- the secD gene encoding protein translocase subunit SecD → MAPSAGHLRPGRYLAFFALIVIVLYALVFFTGGGKPTPKLGIDLQGGTRVTLTARTPDGGQPTRDSLDQARQIIETRVNGIGVAGTEVVLDGNNVVITVPGAQGDEAKSLGRTAKLGFRKVITSQPNTPAAPPASGTQAPPSGSQTPPPASGAPAAPPSANSAPSSAPNGGGGGGALGAPAQQPPSTTPSAPPASSGTPAAGDEAKTPIEQAQAIRQNPDLASTDQAKAQAAQQAALASLTCAPNVADPLEGNDIANKPLVACGDKDATKYVLGPEFLPGTEIADATSGYDQQRGQWVVDLTFKGAGSKTWGDFTSANVNSQAAFVLDTNVVSAPTIQSAILGGNTQITGQFTQGEAKDLANVLKYGSLPLSFDSSDATTVSATLGSASLQAGLLAGAIGLVVVFIYCLIYYRLLGILTILSLALSGLLIYAVLVLLGRWIGYTLDLAGIAGLIIAIGITADSFVIYFERLKDEIREGRTFRSAVPRGWARARRTILASDAVSFLAAAILYVIAVGDVQGFAFTLGMSTVLDLVVVYLVTHPLVAMVSTSKSSFLSNPRNLGLGAVQQLASSRKAARPSVGRTNVKEA